A portion of the Fusobacterium perfoetens ATCC 29250 genome contains these proteins:
- a CDS encoding NADH:flavin oxidoreductase — MNNILTPLKIKNIEIKNRVVLPPLVRFSMIGEDGYVTDKLLKWYEGIAKDGVGMIIVEATCVSSDGKLRENQLGIWNDSFIEGLSKIALIGKKYQIPMLIQIHHAGFGKNIKDIEEFVLDNILEKFVEAFKRAKKCGFDGIEIHGAHTYLLSQLNSRLWNTREDKYGGNFQKRMYFNKTLIERTKELFDDNFILGYRMGGNEPSLSDGIEIAKYLESLGVDLLHISTGIPEERFRQATKIDNFSENYPEEKSFNLDWVIYMGVQIKKYLNIPVIGVRNIRTEEQVSYLIENNLLDMVAVGRAMIFTNRWMKKTRESYLRRIKNEAK; from the coding sequence ATGAATAATATATTAACCCCATTAAAAATAAAAAATATAGAGATAAAAAATCGTGTAGTTTTACCACCTCTTGTTAGATTTTCTATGATAGGGGAAGATGGTTATGTAACAGATAAACTTCTAAAATGGTATGAAGGAATTGCAAAAGATGGTGTTGGAATGATAATAGTAGAAGCTACATGTGTAAGTTCTGACGGAAAACTTCGTGAAAATCAATTAGGAATTTGGAATGATAGTTTTATAGAGGGACTTAGTAAAATAGCTTTAATTGGTAAGAAATACCAAATTCCTATGCTTATTCAAATTCATCATGCAGGGTTTGGAAAGAATATAAAAGATATTGAAGAATTTGTATTAGATAATATATTAGAAAAATTTGTTGAAGCTTTTAAAAGAGCAAAAAAATGTGGATTTGATGGAATAGAAATTCATGGGGCACATACATATTTATTATCACAATTAAATTCAAGATTATGGAATACAAGAGAAGATAAATATGGTGGAAATTTTCAAAAAAGAATGTATTTTAATAAAACTTTAATTGAAAGAACTAAAGAACTTTTTGATGATAATTTTATTCTTGGATATAGAATGGGTGGAAATGAACCTAGTTTATCTGATGGAATAGAAATTGCAAAATATTTAGAAAGTTTAGGAGTAGATTTATTACATATTTCTACTGGAATTCCAGAAGAGAGATTTAGACAAGCAACTAAAATAGATAATTTTTCTGAAAATTATCCAGAAGAAAAAAGTTTTAATTTAGATTGGGTTATTTATATGGGGGTTCAAATAAAAAAATATCTTAATATTCCTGTTATAGGTGTTAGAAATATAAGAACAGAAGAACAGGTTAGTTATTTAATAGAAAATAATCTTTTAGATATGGTAGCTGTAGGTAGAGCTATGATATTTACTAATAGATGGATGAAAAAAACAAGAGAGTCATATTTAAGAAGGATAAAAAATGAAGCCAAATAG
- the ftsY gene encoding signal recognition particle-docking protein FtsY, whose translation MGFFDKLFGRKKKEEEKKEENLEIIVQEQENKIEEEKTEEKIEETIIENLNEKKKIEEIKQGEVEVKPETLSSQISQDENKNIEENKEITLEEKPENLEIKEEIKVENEIIEKKPEEKEKKDFFVSLKEKLFRTREGLFQKIKNIFSGRTTIDDDLYEELEELLIQSDIGFDMTVKIVSELEKEINKRGIKNPEEIYGVLKEVMERFLISEGNQLDIIDGELNVILVVGVNGVGKTTTIGKLAKKYKSQGKKVIVGAADTFRAAAIEQLEEWGKRADVEVVKKEQGSDPGSVVFDAIQVAQDKKADILIIDTAGRLHNKSNLMKELEKINNIIQKKLGHNRYESILVIDGTTGQNGLTQAKIFNEVTKLTGFIVTKLDGTAKGGIVFSISEEIKKPIKYIGVGEKIEDLREFNIKDYIDAIFD comes from the coding sequence ATGGGATTTTTTGATAAACTTTTTGGAAGAAAGAAAAAAGAGGAGGAGAAAAAAGAAGAAAACCTTGAAATTATAGTTCAAGAACAAGAAAATAAAATAGAAGAAGAAAAGACAGAAGAAAAAATAGAAGAAACTATTATAGAAAATCTAAATGAAAAGAAAAAGATTGAAGAAATTAAACAAGGAGAGGTTGAAGTAAAACCTGAAACTTTAAGTTCTCAAATTTCTCAAGATGAAAATAAAAATATAGAAGAAAATAAAGAAATTACTTTAGAAGAAAAACCAGAAAATTTAGAAATAAAAGAAGAAATTAAAGTAGAAAATGAAATAATAGAAAAAAAACCAGAAGAAAAAGAGAAAAAAGACTTTTTTGTTAGTCTAAAAGAAAAATTATTTAGAACAAGAGAAGGATTATTCCAAAAGATAAAAAATATTTTTTCTGGAAGAACTACTATAGATGATGATTTATATGAAGAATTAGAAGAATTACTTATTCAGTCAGATATAGGGTTTGATATGACTGTAAAAATAGTAAGTGAATTAGAAAAAGAGATTAATAAAAGAGGAATAAAAAATCCCGAAGAAATTTATGGAGTTCTAAAAGAAGTTATGGAGAGATTTCTTATCAGTGAAGGAAATCAATTAGACATAATTGATGGAGAACTTAATGTAATATTAGTTGTAGGAGTAAATGGAGTTGGAAAAACTACAACTATTGGAAAACTTGCTAAAAAATATAAATCTCAAGGAAAAAAAGTAATTGTTGGGGCAGCAGATACTTTTAGAGCCGCTGCCATAGAACAATTAGAAGAATGGGGAAAAAGAGCAGATGTAGAAGTAGTGAAAAAAGAGCAAGGAAGTGACCCAGGTTCTGTAGTTTTTGATGCCATTCAAGTGGCTCAAGATAAAAAAGCAGATATTTTAATTATAGATACAGCAGGTAGATTACATAATAAAAGTAATCTTATGAAAGAACTTGAAAAGATAAATAATATCATACAAAAAAAATTAGGGCATAATAGATATGAATCCATTTTAGTCATAGATGGAACAACGGGTCAAAATGGACTTACACAAGCAAAAATATTTAATGAAGTTACAAAACTAACAGGATTTATAGTTACAAAACTTGATGGAACAGCAAAAGGTGGAATAGTGTTCAGTATATCTGAAGAGATAAAGAAACCTATTAAATATATAGGTGTGGGAGAAAAAATAGAGGATTTAAGAGAATTTAATATTAAAGATTATATAGATGCTATTTTTGATTAA
- the recR gene encoding recombination mediator RecR, with the protein MSSKHLEILIDEFNKLPGIGRKSATRLAFYVLNTPEKEIETFIQALKDSKTLVKKCSVCGNYSEEDICDICSNINRDHETICVVEDSRDIVTLEKTGKFNGVYHILNGKIAPLDGITPDKLNIKSLLERVSKENIKEIIFALSSDLEGETTVMYLTKLLKPFGVVVSKLASGIPMGGNIEFADNATISKALEGREIL; encoded by the coding sequence ATGAGTTCTAAACATTTAGAAATATTAATTGATGAATTTAACAAACTTCCAGGAATAGGAAGAAAATCTGCTACAAGATTAGCTTTTTATGTGTTAAATACACCTGAAAAAGAAATTGAAACTTTTATTCAAGCTCTTAAGGATTCAAAAACTTTAGTAAAAAAATGTTCTGTGTGTGGCAATTATAGTGAAGAAGATATTTGTGATATTTGTAGCAATATTAATCGTGACCATGAAACAATTTGTGTGGTAGAAGACTCTAGAGATATTGTCACTCTTGAAAAGACTGGAAAATTTAATGGAGTTTATCATATTTTAAATGGAAAAATTGCACCATTAGATGGAATCACTCCAGATAAATTAAATATAAAATCTTTGTTAGAAAGAGTTAGTAAAGAAAATATTAAAGAAATTATTTTTGCTTTAAGTTCTGATTTAGAAGGAGAAACTACAGTTATGTATTTAACTAAACTTTTAAAACCTTTTGGAGTTGTAGTTTCTAAATTAGCTAGTGGTATTCCTATGGGAGGAAATATAGAGTTCGCTGATAATGCTACTATATCTAAAGCTTTAGAAGGTAGAGAAATTTTATAA
- a CDS encoding potassium channel family protein, giving the protein MQLYKKNQIINFLKNSLVVFILSFFISSISHIFITNELDVFKVLINTYRIFLGIFPLAFFRQKNFLFKDGPLKATALILYYLILVPVINFSLGFNISTHFMTPINELKYFFYFLSFINIIVLIISHIILLKYVVTDFFKKRRKIKIEDIGIVITTYITFAISFGLIYTLISLYSINPAFNNISSNLSGFEFYFKHIYFSFITITTVGYGDIYPLTTIGEFLVVLEILTGIILTNVILGLIISSGILTSKDNF; this is encoded by the coding sequence ATGCAACTATATAAAAAAAATCAAATTATAAATTTTTTAAAAAATTCTTTAGTTGTTTTCATATTATCTTTTTTTATTTCTAGCATTTCACATATCTTTATAACTAATGAATTAGATGTTTTCAAAGTCCTTATTAATACTTATAGAATATTTTTAGGTATTTTTCCTTTAGCTTTTTTCAGACAAAAAAACTTTCTCTTTAAAGATGGTCCTTTAAAAGCTACTGCATTAATTTTATATTATCTTATTTTAGTACCTGTTATAAATTTTTCATTAGGTTTTAATATTTCTACTCACTTTATGACTCCAATAAATGAATTAAAATATTTTTTCTATTTTTTATCTTTTATAAATATAATAGTACTAATAATTTCTCATATTATTTTATTAAAATATGTAGTAACTGACTTTTTCAAAAAAAGAAGAAAAATTAAAATAGAAGATATTGGTATTGTTATTACAACTTATATAACTTTTGCTATAAGTTTTGGACTTATATATACACTTATAAGTCTTTATAGTATTAATCCAGCTTTTAACAATATTAGTTCTAATTTATCTGGATTTGAATTTTATTTTAAACATATTTACTTTAGTTTTATTACTATTACAACTGTTGGATATGGAGATATCTATCCTTTGACAACCATTGGTGAATTTTTAGTTGTCCTTGAAATTCTAACTGGAATCATTTTAACAAATGTAATATTAGGACTAATTATCAGCTCTGGTATTTTAACTTCTAAAGATAATTTTTAA
- a CDS encoding ABC-F family ATP-binding cassette domain-containing protein: MISTSNLSMRFPDKKLFEDVNIKFTPGNCYGLIGANGAGKSTFVKILSGVITPTEGEVILDKNKRMAVLSQNHFAFEDSKVLDVVLMGHKRLWDIIVEKNEIYAKEDFTEEDGMRAADLEGEFAELNGWDAESEAATLLTGLGIKANLHEAYMRDLEEPLKVKVLLAQALFGHPDVLLLDEPTNGLDIKAVAWLENFLMDLDDTTVIVVSHDRHFLNKVCTHIADIDYGKIKMFVGNYDFWYESSQLMLSLIANKNKKLEQKRQELQEFIARFSANAAKSKQATSRKKQLEKLQLEDMQVSNRKYPFIEFKPDREAGNNMLKVENISKSINGVEIFKNLSFTINTGDKVVIISDNDILKTTLLSVLARDLEPDTGSVTWGVTVTHAYMPKDNSKFFDGIDLDLVEWLRPYSPDQHDAFVRGFLGRMLFTGEESLKKAKVLSGGEKVRCMLSRMMMSGANALLFDNPTDHLDLESITSLNKALIKFPGTIVFAGHDHEFIQTVANRIIEILPDGTIVDKLMSYDDYIQMKIEQED, from the coding sequence ATGATTTCTACAAGTAATCTATCAATGAGGTTTCCTGATAAAAAACTTTTTGAAGATGTAAACATTAAATTTACACCAGGAAACTGTTACGGATTAATTGGAGCTAATGGAGCTGGAAAATCTACTTTTGTTAAAATACTTTCTGGAGTTATCACTCCAACTGAAGGGGAAGTTATATTAGATAAAAACAAAAGAATGGCTGTTTTATCACAAAACCACTTTGCTTTTGAAGATTCAAAAGTTTTAGATGTTGTTCTTATGGGACACAAAAGACTTTGGGATATTATAGTTGAGAAAAATGAAATCTATGCTAAAGAAGATTTTACAGAAGAAGATGGAATGAGAGCTGCTGATTTAGAGGGAGAATTTGCTGAGCTTAATGGTTGGGATGCTGAATCTGAAGCTGCTACTTTACTTACTGGACTTGGAATAAAAGCTAATCTTCATGAAGCTTATATGAGAGATTTAGAAGAACCTTTAAAAGTTAAAGTTTTACTTGCACAAGCATTATTTGGTCATCCAGATGTTTTACTTTTAGACGAGCCTACAAACGGACTTGATATAAAAGCTGTTGCTTGGTTAGAAAACTTCTTAATGGACTTAGATGATACTACTGTTATTGTTGTTTCTCATGACAGACATTTCTTAAACAAAGTTTGTACACATATAGCTGACATAGATTATGGAAAAATTAAAATGTTTGTTGGAAACTATGATTTCTGGTATGAGTCAAGCCAACTTATGTTAAGCTTAATAGCAAATAAAAATAAAAAACTTGAACAAAAAAGACAAGAATTACAAGAATTTATAGCTAGATTCTCAGCTAATGCTGCTAAATCTAAACAAGCTACATCTAGAAAGAAACAATTAGAAAAATTACAACTTGAAGATATGCAAGTTTCAAATAGAAAATATCCATTTATTGAATTTAAACCTGATAGAGAAGCTGGAAACAATATGTTAAAAGTTGAAAATATTTCTAAATCTATAAATGGTGTTGAAATTTTCAAAAATTTATCTTTCACTATCAATACAGGGGATAAAGTAGTTATCATATCTGATAATGATATTTTAAAAACAACTTTACTTTCTGTTTTAGCTAGAGATTTAGAACCAGATACAGGAAGTGTTACTTGGGGAGTTACAGTAACTCACGCTTATATGCCTAAAGACAACTCTAAATTCTTTGATGGCATTGATTTAGACCTTGTTGAATGGTTAAGACCTTATTCTCCAGACCAACATGATGCTTTTGTTAGAGGATTCTTAGGAAGAATGTTATTCACTGGTGAAGAATCTCTTAAAAAAGCTAAAGTTTTATCAGGAGGAGAAAAAGTTAGATGTATGTTATCAAGAATGATGATGTCAGGAGCTAATGCATTATTATTTGATAACCCTACTGACCACTTAGACCTTGAATCAATTACATCTTTAAACAAAGCTCTTATAAAATTCCCTGGAACAATTGTATTTGCTGGACATGACCATGAGTTTATACAAACAGTTGCAAACAGAATTATAGAAATATTACCAGATGGAACTATAGTTGATAAGTTAATGTCTTATGATGACTATATCCAAATGAAGATAGAACAAGAAGATTAA
- the pta gene encoding phosphate acetyltransferase encodes MSFLGKVRKKALQAYSRIVLPESTDERVLRATAEILKEKLARPVLIGNAERIALDAKAYEISLEGAKIVDPEKFERMDEYAHKFAEMRAKKGMTYEKAKEILTTDVNFLGAMLVKMGDADGMVSGSLSPTANVLRAGIQVIGTKPGVKTVSSVFVMELTQKQDLFGNILLFGDCSVIPRPTSEQLADIATSAAETAQSIAGINPRVALLTFSTKGSANHECVDLVKDAGAILRARKVGFRFDDELQADAAIVKSIGEIKAPLSDVSGNANVLIFPTLAAGNIGYKLVQRLAGANAYGPIIQGLASPINDLSRGCSAEDIVVLTAVTSTQACAMCGVED; translated from the coding sequence ATGAGTTTTTTAGGAAAAGTTAGAAAAAAAGCTTTACAAGCTTACAGTAGAATAGTTCTACCAGAATCAACAGATGAAAGAGTTTTAAGAGCAACAGCAGAAATTTTAAAAGAAAAATTAGCACGTCCAGTATTAATAGGAAATGCTGAAAGAATAGCTTTAGATGCTAAAGCTTATGAAATTTCTTTAGAAGGAGCAAAAATAGTTGATCCTGAAAAATTTGAAAGAATGGATGAATATGCTCACAAATTTGCAGAAATGAGAGCAAAAAAAGGAATGACTTATGAAAAAGCAAAAGAAATTTTAACAACAGATGTAAACTTTTTAGGTGCTATGTTAGTTAAAATGGGTGATGCAGATGGAATGGTATCAGGATCTTTATCACCTACAGCAAATGTATTAAGAGCAGGAATTCAAGTTATAGGAACTAAACCAGGAGTAAAAACAGTTTCCTCTGTATTTGTTATGGAATTAACACAAAAACAAGATTTATTTGGAAATATTTTATTATTTGGAGATTGTTCAGTAATTCCTAGACCAACTTCTGAACAATTAGCTGATATAGCAACTTCAGCAGCTGAAACAGCTCAATCAATAGCAGGAATTAATCCTAGAGTAGCATTATTAACTTTCTCTACAAAAGGTTCTGCAAATCATGAATGTGTTGATTTAGTAAAAGATGCTGGAGCAATATTAAGAGCAAGAAAAGTTGGATTTAGATTTGATGATGAATTACAAGCCGATGCAGCTATTGTTAAATCAATAGGAGAAATTAAGGCTCCATTATCAGATGTATCTGGAAATGCTAATGTATTAATATTCCCAACTTTAGCAGCAGGAAATATAGGATATAAATTAGTTCAAAGATTAGCTGGTGCAAATGCTTATGGACCAATCATTCAAGGATTAGCATCACCTATTAATGACTTATCAAGAGGATGTTCAGCAGAAGATATTGTTGTATTAACAGCAGTTACTTCAACACAAGCTTGTGCAATGTGTGGAGTAGAAGATTAA
- the earP gene encoding elongation factor P maturation arginine rhamnosyltransferase EarP has protein sequence MKPNSIDVFCDVIDNYGDIGVVYRFAKEMKRVFPQARIRVILNKLEELIKINKEATYREYQVINGIEYIFEDFFKKNFEEFGVSDIIVEAFGCDIFEEYIKLGKVQSKLWINLEYLSGEKWIEDFHLNQSLIDSKTLKKIFYMPGFSEKSGGILIDEEFLKNKEYGKNNREKVLKEFFSDFDFNNKMVGTIFSYEKNFENLLEILNKQEKETVLILMGEKTQKSFSKFFEKNLTEDFLKWKKYDKIYLYNAQFFSQEEYDKIISAVDFNFTRGEDSIVRALLIGKPFLWHIYLQEDKVHMLKLRAFLDRFYESISLNEEEKEVLKEYFKLLEEYNDRETNSFERGNEDFSIFFEKFSIINKICEEYSKFLLEKCNLTKKLYTYINEI, from the coding sequence ATGAAGCCAAATAGTATTGATGTATTTTGTGATGTTATAGATAATTATGGAGATATTGGAGTAGTTTATAGATTTGCTAAAGAGATGAAAAGAGTATTTCCTCAAGCAAGAATAAGGGTTATTTTAAATAAGTTAGAGGAATTAATAAAAATTAATAAAGAAGCTACTTATAGAGAATATCAAGTAATTAATGGAATAGAATATATATTTGAAGATTTTTTTAAAAAAAATTTTGAAGAATTTGGAGTTTCTGATATAATAGTAGAAGCTTTTGGTTGTGATATATTTGAAGAATATATAAAATTAGGAAAAGTACAGTCAAAACTTTGGATAAATTTAGAATATCTTTCAGGAGAAAAATGGATAGAGGATTTTCATCTAAACCAATCTTTAATAGATTCTAAAACTTTAAAGAAAATATTTTATATGCCAGGTTTTTCAGAGAAAAGTGGTGGAATATTAATAGATGAAGAATTTTTGAAAAATAAAGAATACGGAAAAAATAATAGAGAAAAAGTTTTAAAAGAATTTTTTTCAGATTTTGATTTTAATAACAAGATGGTTGGAACAATATTTTCTTATGAAAAAAACTTTGAAAATCTTTTAGAAATTCTTAATAAACAGGAAAAAGAAACTGTTTTGATTCTTATGGGGGAAAAAACTCAAAAAAGTTTTTCTAAATTTTTTGAAAAAAATTTAACAGAGGACTTTTTAAAGTGGAAAAAATATGATAAAATATATCTGTATAATGCTCAGTTCTTTTCACAGGAGGAATATGATAAAATAATATCAGCTGTAGATTTTAATTTTACAAGAGGAGAAGATTCTATTGTTAGGGCTCTTCTTATAGGAAAACCTTTTTTATGGCATATATATTTACAAGAAGATAAAGTTCATATGTTGAAATTGAGAGCTTTTTTAGATAGATTTTATGAAAGTATTTCTTTAAATGAAGAAGAAAAAGAAGTGTTAAAAGAATATTTTAAACTTTTAGAAGAATATAATGATAGAGAAACAAATTCTTTTGAAAGAGGAAATGAGGATTTTTCTATTTTCTTTGAAAAATTTTCTATAATAAATAAAATTTGTGAAGAATATAGCAAATTTTTATTAGAAAAATGTAATCTAACAAAAAAATTATATACATATATAAATGAAATTTAA
- a CDS encoding acetate/propionate family kinase, whose translation MKVLVINCGSSSLKYQLLNPENGEVFAKGLCERIGIDGSRMEYEVPAKDFEKEFLSPMPTHKEALTLLINTLTDKEIGVVASVDEVDAIGHRVVHGGEEFAKSVLLTPEVMKAIEANNELAPLHNPANLMGIETCMELMPGKPNVGVFDTAFHQTMPKKAFMYALPYEDYTELKVRKYGFHGTSHKFVSEECIKTLGNPEHSRIIVCHLGNGASISAVKDGKCIDTSMGLTPLQGVMMGTRCGDIDPAAVLFIKGKRNLSDKEMDARLNKQSGILGIYGKSSDCRDMENGVAEGDERAILAEQMFIYKIRAYVGNYAAQLGGLDAICFTGGIGENAPGVRAGVVEGLEFMGVKINPEINNVRKKGTVDLSAADSKVKVFKIQTNEELAIARDTFEIVTKL comes from the coding sequence ATGAAAGTTTTAGTTATAAATTGTGGAAGCTCATCTTTAAAATATCAATTACTAAATCCTGAAAATGGAGAAGTTTTTGCAAAAGGATTATGTGAAAGAATAGGAATAGACGGTTCTAGAATGGAATACGAAGTTCCAGCTAAAGATTTTGAAAAAGAATTTTTAAGTCCTATGCCTACACATAAAGAAGCATTAACATTATTAATAAACACTTTAACTGATAAAGAAATAGGAGTTGTAGCATCAGTAGATGAAGTTGATGCTATAGGACATAGAGTTGTTCATGGAGGAGAAGAATTTGCAAAATCAGTTCTTTTAACTCCAGAAGTTATGAAAGCTATTGAAGCTAATAATGAGTTAGCACCTTTACATAATCCAGCTAACTTAATGGGAATTGAGACTTGTATGGAACTTATGCCAGGAAAACCTAATGTAGGAGTATTTGATACAGCATTCCATCAAACAATGCCTAAAAAAGCATTTATGTATGCTTTACCATATGAAGATTATACAGAATTAAAAGTTAGAAAATATGGATTCCACGGAACATCTCATAAGTTTGTTTCTGAAGAATGTATAAAGACATTAGGAAATCCAGAGCATTCAAGAATAATTGTTTGCCATTTAGGAAATGGGGCATCTATATCAGCTGTAAAAGATGGAAAATGCATAGATACATCTATGGGACTTACTCCATTACAAGGCGTAATGATGGGAACTAGATGTGGGGACATAGATCCAGCAGCAGTATTATTCATTAAAGGAAAAAGAAATCTTTCTGATAAAGAAATGGATGCTAGATTAAATAAACAATCAGGAATTTTAGGAATATATGGAAAATCTTCTGACTGTAGAGATATGGAAAATGGAGTTGCTGAAGGGGATGAAAGAGCAATTCTTGCAGAGCAAATGTTTATCTATAAAATAAGAGCTTATGTAGGAAATTATGCAGCGCAATTAGGTGGATTAGATGCAATTTGTTTTACTGGAGGAATTGGAGAAAATGCTCCAGGAGTAAGAGCAGGAGTAGTAGAAGGATTAGAATTTATGGGAGTAAAAATTAATCCAGAAATAAATAATGTTAGAAAAAAAGGAACTGTTGATTTATCAGCAGCTGACTCTAAAGTAAAAGTTTTCAAAATTCAAACTAATGAAGAATTAGCAATAGCAAGAGATACTTTTGAAATAGTAACAAAATTATAA
- the efp gene encoding elongation factor P: MKFAQELRQGSTIKIGNDPFIVLKAEYNKSGRNAAVMKLKMKNLIAGNIVDTVLKADEKMDDIRLDKVKCIYSYNDGTNYIFSNPETWDQIELSAEELGNALNYLEEEMEVAVEYYESTPVAVELPTFVERQIEYTEPGLRGDTTGKVLKPARLNTGFEIQVPLFVEQGEWIKIDTRTDEYVERIKK; the protein is encoded by the coding sequence ATGAAATTTGCTCAAGAATTAAGACAAGGGTCTACTATCAAAATAGGAAATGATCCATTTATCGTATTAAAAGCAGAGTACAACAAATCTGGAAGAAATGCTGCGGTAATGAAATTAAAAATGAAAAATCTAATCGCTGGAAACATTGTTGATACAGTTTTAAAAGCTGATGAGAAAATGGATGACATCAGATTAGATAAAGTTAAATGTATCTATTCATATAATGATGGAACTAACTACATCTTCTCTAACCCAGAAACTTGGGACCAAATCGAATTATCAGCTGAAGAATTAGGAAACGCTTTAAACTACTTAGAGGAAGAAATGGAAGTTGCAGTAGAATACTATGAGTCAACTCCAGTTGCAGTAGAATTACCTACATTTGTTGAAAGACAAATCGAATATACAGAACCAGGATTAAGAGGAGATACTACTGGAAAAGTTTTAAAACCAGCTAGATTAAATACTGGATTTGAAATTCAAGTTCCTTTATTCGTTGAGCAAGGTGAATGGATTAAAATAGACACTAGAACTGACGAATATGTTGAAAGAATTAAAAAATAA